The genome window atatttgcgGGCAATATTTAATGGATTCGATATGAGttctaaaatattggactcgaatTGGTCATTAGGTTTTCTTTTTTTCCGTGTAGTAAGTTTGAATTTTGGTACCTTTTATTTTAATAATGCCAATGTCTGTCTGGACCTGTCTCGTCAGTCCTTTGACTTGCACTCCCATCTTCGTCCCATAATTTCATCACCTTACCCGCCATATAACTACTTTTTTCTCCATTATTGTATTTGTACAAAAGCATGGTGAAATAAATGAAACTGGAACTGAAAAAGGACAAAAATGTAGAAAATCTTTCTGCACTAGTCCCCGGAAGGTTGACAAATTGTACATAAGTAACTTTTACTTGTACAAATAACCGCACAGTGATCGGTTCAGGAAACACTACTTCGAGTACTCATTGGCACACATGTATTAGTAAACATTCATGAGCCTCCGTGGTAACTAAACCTGTGTCTGTGAAAACCCCTAAAATGCGGTATTTTTGTGGTGTAGTTGTGTGTGTGCCCGCCATCTTTCCGTTGCATTAAACTAAGCACGAAATTATTATTTTGACGTTAGAAGATGGCTGAAAGATTTGATGTGGACAAAGCTATTTTTAATTTTGGTGAGTAAATACAGTTTTTGTATTAGGCCTACAATATATCTGTACCTGTCAATATTCGTGGCAAGCTCAGGTGCTAAAaatatttcaacaactcttcctatatttttgtacaggagccaaccgttgttaatccgcgatgaatcaacacttttgcagtaagcgtatacgcgaacgccagcgcacatccgcattacgcatgagcgcgtaaaattcgtcatgtcaagaatctgtgtgcgtatcactcgcgcttacaagttgaattcagtattttggaagtatcggataaagattgctgttttattcagttttattgcgTCGTTTACTGCGtcgtttacttcgctcgggcagctaaagctgccctcgcgaagtaaaccactcagacgacgcggacgcatcgtggttaatcggtgatgaacaacggtgaaacatgattgaatccctaaatcacattTAAAACATCCACATCGTTCTGTGCAAGTGTTCTATGCAGCATGCGTATATGGCAAATCAACTATGCTGAAGTGCAAATTAAACAGCCAAGAATGATAGCACGCCAGAGTGGACAAAACCTTAAAAAACCCATTGagagaaaaaaaacacattgagaaagaaaaaactccATCGAGAAAAAGAAACACATTGAGAAAAAACCTCCACCGAGAAAAAAAAAGCACACTGAGAAAGAACAAACTCCATCGAGAAAAAAAAgacattgaaaaagaaaaaaactcgcactgagaaaaacaaaaaactcttcaagaataaaaaaaatatcatcgcATTGTCCTCTTTGGCGTGCAATAGTGTGACAAAACCTAACAAAAaacattgagaaaaaaaaacatatcGAGGGAGAAAAAAAAACgcgaattttttttaataaatcctcaccgagaatttaaaaaaaacgcaTCCAGAAATAGTCTCTTCCGCAaccgacccccccccccatggctgcggaggagactaacttatttatttatatttattcatttagatagaggctgtgcaataattatgatatgcAGAGgagactaatttatttatttatttatttaatcatttatgCCACCTccctgtatatttatttatttatgtagggGTTGTGCAAACATTATGAGGCATGGGGAGGGGGGAATGTGAGGGGAGGGGAATTGATGGTCAGGCAAAAGTTATcccggactcataattattgcaaagccccccgacataactaatttttatttatttatttatttatttatttatttatttatttatttatttatttatttatttatttatttatttatttatttatttattctgtgaaactagtagtaacggttgccttttccagaggtctatactttgaatttgtttctacgctcacctgtaatgggtttgagcacttttaattccaaagttagtcacctgaaaaataatacttatatttatttatttatttatttatttatttatttctttatttatttatttatttatttatttatttatttatttatttttttttttttttttttttttatttattttttttatttatttattctttttttttttttatttttttttccccTTCAGCTGCCCCAAAACACCCCCCTGTTTTACTTTCCACAGAGCTCATAACTACTTGTACTCCCCCTGTGTAAAATTAATTGAAATTATCTAAATACATaaaccatttatttatttgtttatttacttacttattattttatgaatattattaattaattaattaattaattaattaaataatatgACTACatacaaaataacaataataataataaataaacctCCATCAATGCCTTGGTCACAGTCTGTAGTCGCTCCTTCCATATACAAACTGTGAAGAAGGCCAAACTTAACTCAACTCGAATAAACTgactgcggaggagactacttctcgatgcgttttttttttacttctcagtgactttttttttaattctcgatTACTTTTTTTCCATCTGAGTGTTGTTTATTTATTCTCGGTGATCTTTTTTTTCGGTGGAGTTTGTTTTTGCTCAGTGAGGTGGGTTTTTTCTCGGTGGAGTTTTTTCTTTTctcaatgtgtgtgttttttttctcgatggagttttttttctttctcaatgtgatttttttttctcggtgGGAACTTTTTTTCtcgatgtgattttttttctcggtggagttttttctttctcaatgtgtcttttttccctcaatgtttttttttttttaggttttgtcCACTCTGGCGTGCCATAAAATACACTGATCTAAAACGAGCAACTTATGAATGTGACCAAGTAAAAGACATGTTTTTCCTGTTGGCGAGTTTTGGTAAAAATTCGCTCATGACATTTTCTAAAGTCGCGTTTTCCATATCTGAAACATGGCACAAAAAATTGGGAATTTGtgagaaaatgtgttttttctatGAACCAATATCAGTCTTCACCTTGTATTACATAAAGAAACGTTGTAGTATTAAAGCTGCTGCGTAAGTTGATGGTCGAATACTTGTGGGAATTGTGTGAATCCATGTATAAAAGATaataattcatttaaaaaaatagcaAACCGTATGTTATgttcactaaaatgacccaggccaaaatcacctgcttccgaGTTCAGGCAACACCAAACAcgtaaacacactgtttattacatAGAACAACATATGATTATCTATTAAAGGAATGTGacttgatatatttggaaaatcaaattcttaaaaacttatgtataacataaaattcatgcaaaaagatcatgtaagTATTCCTTGTGAATGCGACTAAttctttatggaattactgacatttaatacagctTAAAACTTGTAgtttacagtgtttttattaatgataatcatcatgatcatgtaataaattgatatcaaatgaaagatcctatttttctcattaacatactgaaattaggagttccaaatcggtgtatttccgaagatatcatcaaaaaactgctgaattagtcgaaaatgtggtataccacagttgagactaattcaacagttttttgatgagcttccacctgataccaaaatctgcattttgatagggtaaagttaaggatgaggctgtgaatcaggttacccacctttaagggctggggtaagggCAAACCTAAAGTAACTTAAGAGAGGAAGCGACGATGAATCCCAAATTACAGCGCCAGGTAATGactgtacactcatagaaattgttcgttggtattactcagtaagttgatgtaagtcgttgcgtcaactttccgagtaatgccaacgcgtacaattttgagtaacgctgactcgatatcattatgttggtcgcactcatttgcacttacttaatattgagttgttacaattcagaaaatgaaactagcctaggttagcataattttctagaggtgtgctatagtatacaaaattttgcactgattacaaaaataaatatttgaatactgctaattgtgcagaaaatgatccaattacgtgaattaagtaacaaagtaccaaattggaataactcaaaacaataagtaccagtaacttaatatgaacgagttacatcaacttacatgttgagttacaataactcaactaattggttctttgaaccttgtttatttttccaagttccctgaacttgaattcagaagttggcattacttaaaaagttgacgcaacgacttacatcaactttttaagtaatgccaacaaagttgattagttgacggaactttttgaactttttcagcattttttaagttcggataactaaaatgaattttgttttggcaatgtttacactatttttgagttgtccaaacttaccccttttgaattgcgccgacaaggcgaacaagtcatttctatgagtgtactgaGCCACCGATTGataatgtgcatttattttggaaggttcatgtttgtgttaaattttcaagaaagcgacatgccaaagacaaatctttgttattttgttaatataactctgttctgcatacctacgttaaacttcgttttggtgatttagtaatattataaattttgtgactgcattttagCATTTCAATTCGTTTTAACCATACCGTggaattaacgctgatatctggtCCTGCTCCTTTTAAAATTTCTGTCTGcagtgatcgtcggcttttgcaaataACAGAATGCAGAtaggctctgaataagtatcgtttTCCTCTCGTGGGTGTTTTCATGataaaaattactttgaattcggTGTAACAACCTaaaatttacctctgaattcagggttcaagGCTGCATTCGGAAAAGCCGTAGTCTCGGCGCtgtatcaatatctcaaaaaagtgcAAGAGTGGCGAAcacgttttatacttcccgcattaaTGAATTCGTCTACGTCTAATGATATACTTTTGCCACCAGCCCGTGGTGTTACTGCCGTACATCACGAAAAGAGATCCAAGTCCCAACTATACAAATCGTTGCTTTTCTCACCATAGTGTCTGGGCATCCTTTATTACTGATGCAGATAATGTCATTTTATAATTTACTACCTTGATGGCCTCTTTGAAATGGGGATCTTTCATTATTCAAATTGTTACCATGATAACAATATATGATCATGATATGATAAACAATCAAGGTATCACAGTGTGCAGAATACTTAATTGTTGGGATTCTTTTTATGATGCGTTCACATAAAAACTACACTGAATTAGTGAAAGTTGTTTTGCATTTATGTTTATTCTATAACTATTCTTTCCCATGTAACTTACTTTGAAATTTTTCCCGTTTTATTTCATACACAGCCACTGGCAGCGATATCGAGCTTGGtgtaaaaaagaaaattcaaGTTACAAAGTCAGATGGGTCGGTAGTTACGGTCAAGATGCAGAAGAAGAAAGTGGCAACAAAGGCCACCACTAACCTCTATAAGTGGGCGAAAGATCGTTTCAAGAAGAAGAAAGacaaaagtgatgatgatgatgatatatatGAAATACCTAATACAGATGATATGGGTCTCAATGAAACTGGATTATACAGAGGAATATCTCAGCTGCctactgaaaacccgtttctacGCGAAGCTGTACATCAGAATCGGTTACCTTTTATGAAGCTACTGCAACCTCAAAAATCTACTTCTTGCACAGAGCTTCCCATACCTGATAGGTCAAGATCATCACATGCTCGAAATATTCCTAATTACACGGCGCGGAAAAGTACTGCCACTGAAATGTTGAGTCCATTTGATAGACCTATTTTGACACCACCAATTATTTCCCGCTCTGCTCCTTTATTATCCAGTATGTCTGACGTAGAATCCAAGTATGATGAAGATCAAACGGAGCATATCTATCTTGAATTGGGTAGTCAGGTGCGTCAAAGTTCTGATGATGAACTGTACGTCATACCAAACCTACAATCAAAGGAAACACATGTTTCAAGTACATACCAAAACAGCACATGTGACGACTATGAAGACAGTCCGGTGCGGTTATCTCAAACTTCAATCAGGACTCCGGCAGTAGAAAGGAATTTATTGATCGGTTCTGGAATATCTATTAAGCTAGTAACCGACGAAGAAGTAGATGATTATAATGATGAATATACCATAATTTCAAAAGATGACGGCGAAGAAGAAGACGAAATCGTGTGTCCATTTCATTATACCAAAATGCGCCCTCGGTCAAAGGTCGAATCTCAGTACGCACCTATTGAAACCAAAGGAAACTATGGATTCTTTAGTGATCGCATGAGCTCTATTGATTCAACAGGATATCAATCTGATGATGACAGATTAAGTTACTTAACTGATTTGCACAAGGAGTTACAGATCCAACACCCTAATCCTCCTGCAAGAACAGATGATGCCTCTGAGATAATGTCTCCCGCAAAGGGGATTAACAATCAAGACAATGAACAAGAAGACTCATTGCGGTCTTCAGATAATTCCACATTTGACTCAATGGATTCTGAAGAAGACAGATTGAAATACTTAACGAATCTTCACTCTGATATGGAAAAGGGGGAAGGTGGCTATTGTACTTTTTCATGGAATGCGCACGTGCCCTTTCAGAATGAAGCTGGTTATTTGAATATTCCATGCGATGGTTTGTTTAGTGAACAAAAGTTCACAAATGACGCAAAACGAGCTGAGGCTGCTATCCAGAGCGAAGTAGTAACCAATGAATATGTAGACATAACAAAAAATCTTTAAATCTAGATGTTATTGCATGTAAGACTGGAATGAGAGTGTTTCTTATTTAAAATCTAATCCTGGAAATTTTGAAAAGGAGAAATATTTTTGAGTGATCATGAAGTTCCACAAAGGTTCTCGAATTCACATTGGAAAGCACATGCGCTGGAAAGACGTCCCATATTTTCTTAACTTTATTGAGGTAATTTGTCTAACCTCGTATAGAGAAAATTAATGGGCTCACAAACCAACGTGTGATGTAATCTATGAACACAAACGGAAGTGGACCAAAGATGGATCCTTGAGGTATGCCTTCATTTAACGACGTATCGCTCGGAAAGACTCGCCGGATGCCATTGCATTCCGATTTATGATGATGGCTTTCGGGGAGCAGTTCACGAGGTAGTCCTGCCGCCTGTGAAACATAGAACAGATATCTGAGCCAGCGGCTAGTCACAAAACGTTGTtcataatcccagcaaacacaaaacgttttcaaaacgttttaaacaagttatattttgggttttggtaaaagcgttttaataacattaaatgtcgggttatagaagggtcatgaaaacgttttaaaatgttatatatgAAAACActatacaaaaataattttaaaatgtttcaatgtGTTATTGTAAAtagtttttgcaaatatttttgccaaatttttgtcaacacgtagataacattatgttagaatatttgcgggaagttatcaaaaacgtttttgaatgttatgaaaacgttttataccctttatataccttttatataagcTGATATTTAAACCTGACGTGGCAACCTTTTCAAACTTTTGGCGAATggtgtcgaaaatgttttgtgtttgctgagatcaAGACTGACAATTCGTGATTGCTTCATCTCTATTATTGATTCAAAATAATAAGTGATAATTTGAATTGGGATACATAAGTCGAGGCGTCACATTATGCAATGGTTTGATGGGTTCTCAACCATGATTTAGCGTATGCAAGCTTTGAcccaaaaaaagtaaaaacacgTCATTAATCAAATTCTGTACAAACATATATAGTAAAATCATATTCCAgattaaaaaaatactatataTAAGCAATAAGCATACGGACAAATATATTCTGACTATGTATTCTAGTTTGGTGTGATTACGGACGGGATTACGGACCAATTTATTGTGCTACTGATTGGACCATGTATTTATTCCAGATTCGCCTGAACGTATTTTCCCACCCCGATTACACAGACACAGTCACGAGTTTTATTTAACATTGGTTAAGAAGCGAAGTGGACGCACCTTGTGAATGAATAATAACCTATTACAAAAAGTCCACACAAATATCTTGTCATATATATCGAGTGGGATTATATAGATTATGTTAAGAAATACCtcctttcttatcataaataatgtaccacttgtcttgagccactgaaattccagtgtagtacctGGATTCatgtatataatatacataacatttgttaccagtgtgttattattttttgagaaaaaatgcgaaaatattcacaaatttatcaaatggtgtagtacctccttaaaccATATGTAAAGGGtgtgtttagcatgtttagtagcaTATTCATCCACTGCTCCTCATACTTCTCCTTTCAAGTAGTACCTAGTAATTTAATAAgggttttgttttttatgttaGGTCATAAGGTGGCGCATTATATTTCACAACGTAGGTTATTTGTAGATGCACTTGAAAATGTTTGAGAGCTTTGTGATAATATCCATAAacctttgttattttgtttttgcttgttttttgttttcttttttaaacatttactTAAAGACACAAAACGAACAAAATCAGTTTCCTGTACACATTTTATTTGCACATGATTTCTTTTAAAATCTAAATTCACTTTCTATAAGGAAATGGTAAAAACCTgcttaatataatattattagtgaACAACTACCACTTACTACACAGTCTTACACTATGACTAGTATGAGGCAAAATGGTCTCATTTCCTTCATTATAACTCATTTAAAAAAACCATATCTCaagacaaaatttgacctctagtttagtagtatgagtttttgtacccaaaacgTTCAGATatcattctatgaatgtataaACATATGGGGTTATTGAACGGTGTCGCAAGGTATGAGCATGTTTCAGATTCTAGTGCTTACACACCGTAGTAAATTGTCCTTATCCCTTCAACCTGAACACTAGTGTTCTGCAGTAAACAAGTCTACATAATCAATGAAAACacatgggtcaaaggttatatcATAATAATAGATACAGATTTGATACGAAATAAAAACCATGGTAACCATTGGTAA of Amphiura filiformis chromosome 14, Afil_fr2py, whole genome shotgun sequence contains these proteins:
- the LOC140169681 gene encoding uncharacterized protein — protein: MAERFDVDKAIFNFATGSDIELGVKKKIQVTKSDGSVVTVKMQKKKVATKATTNLYKWAKDRFKKKKDKSDDDDDIYEIPNTDDMGLNETGLYRGISQLPTENPFLREAVHQNRLPFMKLLQPQKSTSCTELPIPDRSRSSHARNIPNYTARKSTATEMLSPFDRPILTPPIISRSAPLLSSMSDVESKYDEDQTEHIYLELGSQVRQSSDDELYVIPNLQSKETHVSSTYQNSTCDDYEDSPVRLSQTSIRTPAVERNLLIGSGISIKLVTDEEVDDYNDEYTIISKDDGEEEDEIVCPFHYTKMRPRSKVESQYAPIETKGNYGFFSDRMSSIDSTGYQSDDDRLSYLTDLHKELQIQHPNPPARTDDASEIMSPAKGINNQDNEQEDSLRSSDNSTFDSMDSEEDRLKYLTNLHSDMEKGEGGYCTFSWNAHVPFQNEAGYLNIPCDGLFSEQKFTNDAKRAEAAIQSEVVTNEYVDITKNL